One stretch of Burkholderia oklahomensis C6786 DNA includes these proteins:
- the bopA gene encoding autophagy evasion T3SS effector BopA — protein sequence MINVDAFVACARPGERVVVGGGARGPAVSVARLGMKERLFAFLAHVPLLKHCDAVRRYAEQVHTENRRVLEVFVLALSKRYGAEGAKAAFDYGARRDGAPLDRRLVRNMVSIAEHFHGTGDAKPLARQIVFRTWECSGVKHPGHASLTIKNQVHADAGRHVYEHVSWWPNQRLRDKGFDRVEPKTLSGYQIDKRSEISNATEQRLRQGDAARRKILADGYKYANQEERHDARFFPRAGQKLDKEAEWGLSARKVYFPAIGFNCDKRDATGQGAFVLFGLNEVAMLRDARTVKAAASTGALKYQMISTAENCASIALRVLRSGGAEHFVSYTAAWFSEDPNRAHAYAQAVQARIDTLNRLRTDIARYCERLGGSASVQQAWRAFSKAGETSAGQAARDALAPEAERGHAAHANAHAPRQARPDDHTREVDRIGAYFAALSAGRSSKHRDRADADLADAMKRCAPSPRDDVATLTRKARVFVETLGRHLGAPPPDVPSALRMLTAHAMIGQIEAFMAIAIAA from the coding sequence ATGATCAATGTCGATGCATTCGTCGCGTGCGCGCGGCCCGGGGAACGTGTCGTCGTCGGCGGCGGCGCGCGCGGCCCGGCGGTATCGGTCGCGAGGCTGGGCATGAAGGAGCGGCTGTTCGCGTTTCTCGCGCACGTCCCGCTGCTCAAGCATTGCGACGCGGTGCGGCGCTATGCCGAGCAGGTTCACACGGAAAACCGTCGCGTGCTCGAAGTGTTCGTACTCGCGCTGTCGAAGCGATATGGCGCGGAAGGCGCCAAGGCGGCGTTCGACTACGGCGCGCGACGCGACGGCGCGCCGCTCGACCGGCGGCTCGTGCGCAACATGGTGTCGATCGCCGAGCACTTTCACGGAACGGGAGATGCGAAACCGCTGGCCCGGCAGATCGTGTTCCGGACATGGGAATGCAGCGGCGTCAAGCATCCGGGGCACGCGTCGCTGACGATCAAGAATCAGGTACACGCCGATGCCGGCCGGCATGTGTATGAGCATGTCAGTTGGTGGCCGAACCAGCGCTTGCGCGACAAGGGTTTCGATCGTGTCGAGCCAAAGACGCTGAGCGGATATCAGATCGACAAGCGCTCGGAGATTTCGAATGCAACGGAGCAGAGGCTTCGCCAAGGCGACGCGGCGAGGAGAAAGATCCTCGCGGACGGCTACAAATACGCGAATCAGGAAGAGCGTCACGACGCGCGTTTTTTCCCGAGAGCCGGCCAGAAACTGGACAAGGAGGCCGAATGGGGGCTGAGCGCGCGCAAGGTGTATTTCCCGGCGATCGGGTTCAACTGCGACAAGCGCGACGCAACCGGCCAGGGCGCGTTCGTGCTGTTCGGGCTGAACGAAGTGGCGATGTTGCGCGATGCGCGAACCGTGAAGGCGGCGGCGTCGACGGGCGCGCTCAAGTACCAGATGATCAGCACGGCGGAAAACTGCGCGTCGATCGCGCTGCGCGTGCTGCGCTCCGGCGGCGCCGAGCACTTCGTGTCGTATACGGCCGCATGGTTCTCGGAGGACCCGAATCGCGCTCATGCATACGCGCAGGCCGTGCAGGCGAGGATCGACACGTTGAACCGGCTGCGTACCGATATCGCGCGCTACTGCGAGCGGCTGGGCGGCAGCGCATCGGTGCAACAGGCATGGCGTGCGTTTTCGAAGGCCGGCGAGACATCGGCCGGCCAAGCCGCGCGGGACGCGCTCGCGCCCGAAGCCGAGCGCGGCCACGCTGCGCACGCAAACGCGCACGCGCCGCGGCAAGCGCGGCCCGACGATCACACGCGCGAAGTCGACCGGATCGGCGCGTACTTCGCCGCGCTGTCCGCCGGGCGATCCAGCAAGCATCGCGATCGTGCGGACGCGGATCTTGCCGATGCGATGAAGCGCTGCGCGCCGTCGCCTCGCGACGATGTCGCGACGCTGACGCGCAAGGCGCGCGTGTTCGTCGAGACGCTCGGCCGGCATCTCGGCGCGCCGCCGCCGGACGTCCCATCCGCGCTGCGGATGTTGACCGCGCACGCGATGATCGGCCAGATCGAGGCGTTCATGGCGATCGCAATCGCCGCCTGA
- a CDS encoding lytic transglycosylase domain-containing protein, with product MSARRPDATRMRTRVTRVAAAFAIGIVSAGGVAHADCIDDAARRYGVNADLLRSIAYYESGLNPRALHRNNDGSTDIGLMQINSVHLPTLRDQGIDRFHLYDASVNARIGAALLRRQIDRYGDTWRAVGAYHSRTPALSDRYARSVYNIYVARPWVRKAAVQRGAARAMPARERGLVIEEAAVQ from the coding sequence ATGAGCGCGCGCCGTCCGGATGCGACACGCATGCGCACGCGCGTCACGCGCGTGGCCGCGGCGTTCGCGATCGGCATCGTGTCGGCGGGCGGCGTCGCGCATGCGGACTGCATCGACGACGCCGCGCGGCGCTACGGCGTCAACGCCGATCTGCTGCGTTCGATCGCGTATTACGAGTCGGGGCTGAATCCGCGCGCGCTGCATCGCAACAACGACGGCTCGACCGACATCGGCCTGATGCAGATCAATTCGGTGCATTTGCCGACGCTGCGCGATCAGGGAATCGACCGTTTCCATCTGTACGACGCGTCGGTCAACGCGCGCATCGGCGCGGCGCTGCTGCGCCGGCAGATCGACCGGTACGGCGACACGTGGCGCGCGGTCGGCGCGTATCACTCGCGCACGCCAGCGTTGAGCGACCGGTATGCGCGCTCGGTTTACAACATCTATGTCGCGCGGCCTTGGGTGAGGAAGGCGGCCGTGCAGCGGGGCGCGGCGCGCGCGATGCCGGCGCGTGAGCGGGGGCTCGTCATCGAGGAAGCGGCGGTTCAGTGA
- the bapB gene encoding T3SS-associated acyl carrier protein BapB produces the protein MTADSCPNDAAALAAAKTLFAGMLGVPEAEIAPEQRLLDDLAMDSLELIELAMALDEGWNIELDRARLADVATVADVAALIGAAAGPDGTGEA, from the coding sequence ATGACGGCCGACTCGTGCCCGAACGACGCCGCCGCGCTCGCGGCGGCGAAGACGTTGTTCGCCGGCATGCTGGGCGTGCCGGAAGCGGAAATCGCGCCGGAGCAGCGGCTGCTCGACGATCTGGCGATGGATTCGCTCGAATTGATCGAGCTCGCGATGGCGCTCGACGAGGGCTGGAACATCGAGCTCGATCGGGCGCGGCTCGCTGACGTCGCGACTGTAGCCGACGTCGCCGCGCTGATCGGCGCGGCCGCGGGTCCGGACGGCACGGGCGAAGCATGA
- a CDS encoding IpaC/SipC family type III secretion system effector: MSIGVQNSGINISNAELSRLVDVGMSEQGDKVVRDDGRALVRADAALAAVVGARVSPQRDADAGAQRVELAQPKPAAQTLAMDRQTVSGIEREHKRLAASQMPAVTGMHDALVQRHASLADAKARGDEAPRAAAGGPQRYSFASDKGFDALLALGIAMQKNVQSELVMQGKLTMLAHNAMMSAAEQDRRIGAAQMTAAITGGVLQATTSLGGAVQQMRGLNTKAGSIEKELKPQAELKKFHAEQSLELRGVNKPVVSNDGASHVNVKHDTGKTTSHEINQGGDGVSDEHTNRLMKEAANRQHTIDMQGARHEQNQLKAGHQQMKGDLTQSSGQISKNVIDGSSAQQQGADRAEQRMDESAQQTAMAMASARDEAAHRSRDAAQKALDAAKSQIANSNAVAAQVAGNLRA, from the coding sequence ATGTCAATCGGTGTGCAAAACAGCGGCATCAACATCAGCAATGCGGAGCTGTCCCGGCTCGTGGACGTGGGTATGTCCGAGCAAGGCGACAAGGTGGTCCGCGACGACGGCCGCGCGCTTGTGCGCGCGGACGCGGCGCTCGCGGCCGTCGTCGGTGCACGGGTGTCGCCGCAACGCGACGCGGACGCGGGTGCGCAGCGCGTCGAGCTCGCTCAGCCGAAGCCCGCCGCGCAGACGCTCGCGATGGACCGGCAAACAGTTTCTGGGATCGAGCGCGAGCACAAGCGGCTCGCCGCGAGTCAAATGCCGGCGGTGACGGGCATGCATGACGCGCTCGTTCAGCGCCACGCATCGCTCGCCGATGCGAAGGCGAGGGGCGACGAAGCGCCGCGCGCGGCGGCGGGCGGACCGCAGCGTTACTCGTTTGCCAGCGACAAGGGGTTCGACGCGCTGCTCGCGCTCGGCATCGCGATGCAGAAGAACGTGCAATCGGAGCTCGTGATGCAGGGCAAGCTTACGATGCTCGCGCACAACGCGATGATGAGCGCGGCCGAGCAGGATCGCCGCATCGGCGCCGCGCAAATGACGGCCGCGATCACGGGCGGCGTGCTGCAGGCGACGACGTCGCTCGGCGGCGCGGTGCAGCAGATGAGGGGCTTGAATACGAAGGCGGGGTCGATCGAAAAGGAACTGAAGCCGCAGGCGGAGCTCAAGAAGTTTCATGCGGAGCAGTCGCTCGAGCTGCGCGGCGTCAACAAGCCGGTGGTGTCGAACGACGGGGCGTCGCATGTGAACGTCAAGCACGACACCGGAAAAACCACGAGCCACGAGATCAACCAAGGCGGCGATGGGGTGAGTGACGAACACACGAACCGCCTCATGAAGGAGGCAGCCAATCGTCAGCACACCATCGATATGCAAGGCGCACGTCACGAGCAGAACCAACTCAAGGCGGGTCATCAGCAGATGAAGGGCGATTTGACTCAGTCGAGCGGCCAGATCAGCAAGAACGTGATCGACGGCTCGTCGGCGCAGCAGCAGGGCGCGGACCGCGCCGAGCAGAGAATGGACGAGAGCGCGCAGCAGACCGCGATGGCGATGGCGAGCGCGCGCGACGAAGCCGCGCACCGCAGCCGAGACGCCGCGCAGAAGGCGCTCGACGCGGCGAAGAGCCAGATCGCGAACAGCAACGCGGTCGCCGCGCAGGTGGCCGGCAATCTGCGGGCCTGA
- the sctA gene encoding type III secretion system needle tip protein SctA, protein MNIHADMGRALAARDWQAIAALSQTLPVDAGAHAMTDDDLRAVGVDRRVPERKLAAMVDEFASARLPEQIDGRFVEGRSADLTAFDDARVAVRGHALAQRNLLERWEAEHLGGVLDAGDGARAGIPRDPILQGLIDVIGQGKSDIDAYAKIIEGMTKYFQSVADVMSKLQNYIKAKDDKNMVIDGDQIRRLIQDVIDNLPRMQLPAGADIARWRKELGDAVSISDSGVVTINPDKLNKMRDSLPGDGTVWDTARYQAWNTGFSGHKDNIQNDVQTLVEKYSHQNSSFDNLVKVLSGAISTLTDTAKSYLQI, encoded by the coding sequence ATGAACATTCATGCAGACATGGGGCGCGCGCTGGCCGCGCGGGATTGGCAGGCGATCGCGGCGCTCTCGCAGACGCTGCCCGTCGACGCCGGCGCGCACGCGATGACGGACGACGATCTGCGCGCGGTGGGCGTCGATCGTCGCGTGCCGGAGCGCAAGCTCGCCGCGATGGTCGACGAATTCGCGTCGGCCAGGTTGCCTGAGCAGATCGACGGGCGTTTCGTCGAGGGCCGCAGCGCGGACCTCACGGCGTTCGACGATGCGCGCGTCGCGGTGCGCGGCCACGCGCTCGCGCAGCGCAACCTGCTCGAACGATGGGAAGCCGAGCACCTGGGCGGCGTGCTCGATGCCGGGGACGGCGCGCGCGCCGGCATCCCGCGGGACCCGATCCTTCAGGGGCTCATCGACGTGATCGGCCAGGGCAAGTCCGACATCGATGCGTACGCGAAGATCATCGAGGGGATGACGAAATATTTTCAGAGCGTCGCCGATGTGATGAGCAAGCTGCAGAACTACATCAAAGCGAAAGACGACAAGAACATGGTGATCGACGGCGACCAGATCCGGCGATTGATCCAGGATGTCATCGACAATCTTCCCCGGATGCAGTTGCCGGCGGGAGCGGACATCGCCCGCTGGCGTAAGGAGCTCGGCGACGCCGTCTCGATCAGCGACTCGGGCGTCGTGACGATCAACCCGGACAAGTTGAACAAGATGCGCGATTCGCTGCCCGGGGACGGCACTGTGTGGGATACGGCGCGCTACCAGGCTTGGAACACCGGGTTCTCCGGCCATAAGGACAACATCCAGAACGACGTCCAGACACTCGTCGAGAAATACTCGCATCAGAACTCGAGTTTCGACAATCTCGTCAAGGTGCTGAGCGGCGCGATCTCGACGCTGACGGACACCGCGAAAAGCTACCTGCAGATCTGA
- a CDS encoding LuxR C-terminal-related transcriptional regulator → MVVERKCERVLVVDSHPVVRDGIEGVLGKAYAGIDVRGAIDMAEASDLCGRDRPDLVLMDVMLPGDDPLPAMGEILRTYPDMRFVVFTALGSEARAADAIRFGASGYLLKWCSPDGIVQAVRRVMAGRVHIDPSLDEARVASAAGGRTLAPPVDKLTRREKQILKLIADGMRNREIASLLNISQKTVDCHRQRLMQKLGARNVANVIHWAYRYGYANACAPLM, encoded by the coding sequence ATGGTCGTAGAGAGAAAATGTGAAAGAGTACTTGTCGTCGACAGTCATCCGGTCGTGCGCGACGGCATCGAGGGCGTGCTCGGCAAGGCGTATGCGGGAATCGACGTGCGCGGCGCGATCGACATGGCCGAGGCGAGCGATCTGTGCGGTCGCGACCGCCCGGATCTCGTGCTGATGGACGTGATGCTGCCGGGCGACGATCCGCTGCCGGCGATGGGCGAGATCCTGCGCACGTATCCGGACATGCGGTTCGTCGTCTTCACCGCGCTCGGCTCGGAGGCGCGCGCGGCGGATGCGATCCGCTTCGGCGCGTCCGGCTATCTGCTGAAGTGGTGCAGCCCGGACGGCATCGTGCAGGCGGTCCGGCGCGTGATGGCGGGGCGCGTTCACATCGATCCGTCGCTCGACGAGGCGCGGGTCGCGTCGGCGGCCGGCGGCCGCACGCTTGCGCCGCCCGTCGACAAGCTGACGCGGCGCGAGAAGCAGATACTGAAGTTGATCGCCGACGGGATGCGCAATCGCGAGATCGCGTCGCTGCTCAACATCAGCCAGAAGACGGTCGATTGCCATAGGCAGCGGCTGATGCAGAAGCTCGGCGCGCGCAATGTCGCGAACGTGATCCATTGGGCGTATCGATACGGATATGCGAATGCGTGCGCACCGCTGATGTAG
- a CDS encoding H-NS family nucleoid-associated regulatory protein, whose product MATYKELKARADALSAQVEAARQAELQAAIDDVRAKVLEYGITAYEVFGYRKKPGERKRGAVKPKYRDPVTGAIWTGRGIEPKWIRGRDRDEFLIE is encoded by the coding sequence ATGGCGACATACAAGGAACTGAAGGCGCGGGCCGACGCGTTGAGCGCGCAGGTCGAAGCGGCGCGGCAAGCCGAGCTGCAGGCCGCGATCGACGACGTGCGCGCGAAGGTGCTCGAGTACGGCATCACGGCATACGAAGTGTTCGGATACCGGAAGAAGCCAGGCGAACGCAAGCGCGGGGCGGTCAAGCCGAAGTATCGCGATCCGGTGACGGGCGCGATCTGGACCGGGCGCGGCATCGAGCCGAAATGGATCCGCGGCCGCGACCGGGACGAATTCCTGATCGAGTGA
- the sicP gene encoding chaperone SicP, with protein MNTHTEWLNGLSEAAGVPLDFDEHGQCFLLLDTQLMISIRDRPDALVLYGMVGEFPAHAPAELWKRMLAVNLDLSETGGGSLGLDEDTAAVMLIGRVATANLGVHEFVEAFDAFASRLERLIDTFERMGVCDAGARDRPAEPRAARALRG; from the coding sequence ATGAATACGCATACCGAATGGTTGAACGGACTGAGCGAAGCGGCGGGCGTGCCGCTCGACTTCGATGAGCATGGGCAGTGTTTCCTGCTGCTCGACACGCAACTGATGATCTCGATTCGCGACCGGCCCGATGCGCTCGTGCTGTACGGAATGGTCGGCGAATTCCCGGCGCATGCGCCGGCGGAACTCTGGAAACGGATGCTCGCCGTCAATCTCGACTTGTCGGAAACGGGCGGCGGTAGTCTCGGCCTCGACGAGGACACGGCAGCCGTGATGCTGATCGGGCGCGTCGCGACGGCGAATCTCGGCGTACACGAATTCGTCGAGGCGTTCGACGCGTTCGCGTCGCGCCTCGAACGCCTGATCGACACGTTCGAGCGGATGGGCGTCTGCGACGCCGGCGCGCGGGACCGTCCGGCGGAGCCGCGCGCGGCCCGCGCGCTGCGCGGCTGA
- a CDS encoding type III secretion system protein, which produces MTYNPRIYGFTRVNQASFDVHVKHGEARQRTSFAQQIKRIFSKIGDTLRQLFRRGTPDSAPARVKLLGVRYVGSYRPTGAPKQAIRHFVDEAVRQVANTRTPEIRQDAEFGRQVYEATLCAIFSEAKDRFCMDPATREGNVRPAFVAALGDAARATGLPGADKQGVFTPSGAGTNPLYTEIRLRADTLMGAELAARPEYRELQSYARQQAIDLVANALPAGHSGTLARFRQTVQTLDATYRRAAEEASREAKGAADTAGAA; this is translated from the coding sequence ATGACTTACAACCCGAGAATCTATGGATTCACACGTGTCAATCAGGCGTCGTTCGACGTTCACGTCAAGCACGGCGAAGCACGGCAGCGCACGTCGTTCGCACAGCAGATCAAGCGCATCTTCAGCAAGATCGGCGATACGCTCAGGCAGCTGTTCCGCCGCGGCACGCCGGACAGCGCGCCCGCGCGGGTCAAGCTGCTGGGCGTTCGCTACGTCGGCAGCTATCGGCCCACCGGCGCCCCGAAACAGGCGATCCGGCATTTCGTCGACGAGGCGGTCAGGCAGGTCGCCAACACGCGCACCCCCGAGATCCGGCAAGATGCGGAATTCGGCCGGCAGGTCTACGAAGCGACGCTCTGCGCGATCTTCAGCGAAGCGAAGGACCGGTTCTGCATGGATCCCGCCACGCGCGAGGGCAACGTGCGGCCGGCGTTCGTCGCGGCGCTCGGCGACGCGGCGCGCGCAACCGGACTGCCCGGCGCCGACAAGCAAGGCGTGTTCACACCGAGCGGCGCCGGCACGAATCCGCTCTACACCGAGATCCGGCTGCGCGCCGATACGCTGATGGGCGCCGAGCTGGCCGCGCGCCCGGAATATCGCGAGCTTCAGTCGTATGCGCGGCAGCAGGCGATCGACCTCGTCGCGAACGCGTTGCCGGCCGGGCATTCCGGCACGCTCGCCCGCTTCCGGCAGACGGTGCAGACGCTCGACGCCACGTACCGCCGCGCGGCGGAGGAGGCATCGCGCGAGGCGAAGGGAGCGGCGGACACGGCGGGCGCCGCGTGA